The following are from one region of the Stenotrophomonas lactitubi genome:
- a CDS encoding sterol desaturase family protein, protein MLRLYAPLFLLGFVAAAIGWVGHHHGDPLWLLALLAVAITVSFAAERMWPYDPAFNHDHGDRLRDVLHALVNESLNLLSIATVPLLAAIVPWHIWPMQWPFALQVLVAIIAADLGITLVHYASHRIGWLWRLHAVHHSVTRMYGFNGLMKHPLHQAAEAVGGVLPLLLLGMPMPVAAVLAFAIAIQLLLQHSNVDMRPSVLGRVMAWAPLHRFHHIRYGTAGDVNFGLFLTVWDQLLGTAFDAPGYRLGQRDLGIGSQPDYPQAYSAQLLAPFRELPHGDVPELPEGLRRRG, encoded by the coding sequence ATGCTCCGCCTGTATGCCCCGTTGTTCCTGCTGGGTTTTGTTGCTGCCGCCATCGGCTGGGTCGGTCACCATCACGGTGATCCGCTGTGGCTGCTTGCCTTGCTGGCTGTGGCCATCACGGTGTCGTTCGCTGCCGAGCGGATGTGGCCATACGACCCGGCGTTCAACCACGACCATGGCGACCGCCTGCGTGACGTCCTGCATGCGCTGGTCAATGAAAGCCTGAACCTGCTGTCGATCGCCACAGTGCCGCTGCTGGCGGCGATCGTGCCCTGGCACATCTGGCCGATGCAGTGGCCATTCGCGCTGCAGGTGCTGGTGGCGATCATCGCGGCTGACCTTGGCATCACCCTGGTCCACTACGCCAGCCATCGCATCGGCTGGTTGTGGCGGCTGCATGCGGTGCATCACAGCGTGACCCGCATGTACGGTTTCAATGGATTGATGAAACACCCGCTGCACCAGGCCGCCGAAGCAGTGGGTGGCGTATTGCCGCTGCTGTTGCTGGGAATGCCGATGCCGGTGGCCGCAGTGCTGGCGTTTGCCATTGCGATCCAGTTGCTGCTGCAGCATTCCAACGTGGACATGCGCCCGAGTGTGCTGGGCAGGGTGATGGCATGGGCGCCGCTGCATCGTTTCCACCACATCCGCTATGGCACTGCGGGCGACGTCAATTTCGGTTTGTTCCTGACCGTGTGGGACCAACTGCTGGGAACGGCGTTCGATGCGCCGGGCTATCGGCTGGGGCAGCGTGATCTGGGTATTGGCAGCCAGCCGGACTATCCGCAGGCGTATTCCGCACAACTGCTGGCGCCCTTCCGCGAGCTGCCGCATGGCGATGTGCCGGAGCTGCCGGAGGGGCTGCGCAGGCGCGGTTGA
- a CDS encoding LysR substrate-binding domain-containing protein, producing MAWIYNGGLIAAGTGMDSFTLMRAFRRIVERGSLARAAEDLGLSPAGLSKQLRTLETHLGVVLLQRTTRRMSLTETGHAYYRECCRLLDELDALERGIAQQRGEVSGRLRVNAPQSFALSTLSPLLPRFLQQHPQLALDLVMEDRLLDAVGEGFDVSLRIRAELEDSRLVARRLASLQQVLCVAPSYLQHHPAPQVVEELQAHSVLGYSLSDSPGSWPLLGPDGQVTVTLPTRVTANNSLLLRDLLVAGLGIGALPSFLAAPALASGELQQVLPDHRYPPRFVYAVYPTARHLQPKVRAFIDFLHAELPTCAGLDS from the coding sequence ATGGCGTGGATCTACAATGGCGGCCTCATCGCGGCCGGGACCGGCATGGACTCCTTCACCTTGATGCGTGCCTTCCGCCGCATCGTCGAACGCGGCAGCCTGGCCCGCGCCGCCGAAGACCTGGGCCTGTCGCCAGCAGGGCTGAGCAAGCAGCTGCGCACGCTGGAAACGCACCTGGGCGTGGTGCTGCTGCAGCGGACCACCCGCCGCATGAGCCTGACCGAAACCGGCCATGCCTATTACCGCGAATGCTGCCGCCTGCTCGATGAGCTGGACGCACTGGAGCGCGGCATCGCCCAGCAGCGCGGTGAAGTGAGCGGACGCCTGCGCGTCAATGCACCGCAGTCGTTCGCGCTGAGCACGCTGTCGCCGCTGCTGCCACGTTTCCTGCAGCAGCATCCGCAGCTTGCGCTCGACCTGGTGATGGAAGACCGGCTGCTCGATGCGGTCGGCGAAGGCTTCGATGTCTCCCTGCGCATCCGCGCCGAGCTGGAAGATTCGCGGCTGGTCGCACGCCGCCTGGCGTCGCTGCAGCAGGTGCTATGCGTGGCGCCGTCCTACCTGCAGCACCATCCGGCACCGCAGGTGGTGGAGGAACTGCAGGCGCACAGCGTGCTCGGCTACAGCCTGTCCGATTCACCCGGCAGCTGGCCGCTGCTCGGCCCCGATGGCCAGGTCACGGTGACCCTGCCGACACGGGTCACCGCCAACAACAGCCTGCTGCTGCGTGACCTGCTGGTCGCCGGCCTCGGTATCGGTGCGCTGCCCTCGTTCTTGGCCGCACCGGCGCTGGCCAGCGGCGAGCTGCAGCAGGTGCTGCCCGACCATCGCTATCCGCCGCGGTTCGTCTACGCGGTCTACCCCACCGCGCGCCACCTGCAACCGAAGGTACGCGCCTTCATCGATTTCCTACACGCCGAGCTGCCCACCTGCGCCGGCCTGGATTCGTAA
- a CDS encoding DsbA family oxidoreductase produces the protein MIASPSLTTTAPVVDFFHDVVCGWCFVLAPRLQQVSAELGIQVRHRSFVLQDSREQMIEVFGSMPRAKAIILRHWADCAAHEDSARIDIEGMRAQDFEYPSGWLGALACQAAGMLGGNDAHGSMFDAVQWAHLHQHRNIGNAEVLLDIAEHLGHRRGVFADRMRSDEVRQRVQADRAEAAALGIRSIPTVITGHGLRLQTLPLPQLRQALAPLVAA, from the coding sequence ATGATCGCCTCTCCTTCACTGACCACCACTGCACCGGTGGTCGATTTCTTCCATGACGTGGTCTGCGGCTGGTGCTTCGTGCTGGCCCCGCGCCTGCAGCAGGTCTCGGCCGAACTCGGCATCCAGGTCCGCCACCGCAGCTTCGTGCTGCAGGACTCGCGCGAACAGATGATCGAGGTGTTCGGCTCGATGCCGCGCGCCAAGGCCATCATCCTGCGTCACTGGGCCGACTGCGCCGCGCATGAAGACAGCGCGCGCATCGACATCGAAGGCATGCGTGCCCAGGACTTCGAGTACCCCTCCGGCTGGCTCGGCGCGCTGGCCTGCCAGGCCGCCGGCATGCTCGGCGGCAACGACGCGCACGGCTCGATGTTCGATGCCGTGCAGTGGGCACACCTGCACCAGCACCGCAACATCGGTAATGCCGAAGTGCTGCTGGACATCGCCGAACACCTGGGTCATCGGCGTGGCGTCTTCGCCGACCGGATGCGCAGCGATGAGGTGCGCCAGCGCGTGCAGGCCGACCGCGCTGAAGCTGCCGCGCTCGGCATCCGCTCCATTCCCACCGTCATCACCGGCCACGGCCTGCGCCTGCAGACCCTGCCGCTGCCGCAACTGCGCCAGGCCCTGGCGCCGCTGGTCGCGGCCTGA
- a CDS encoding cyclase family protein encodes MTPRTLGTALALLLAGAAVSIPVSAHERVPSGQQVGTSPWGPKDEIGRLNLITEASRAAILSRVSGGKAYDLATEYYVGMPSWQDAGDPHYQFWMTHTPRGTVMDDPMGVGETMNLTRSYTGTAFSMYSHTGTHIDALNHFGIHGKIWNGFEADKHLGDRGWNVTGIEKFPPLIARGVLIDVAGAKGMDMLPDSYRVTRQDLKDALARQHVQLQQGDIVLIRTGRMRLFEQPRAYMANPPGMGLDAARFLVEDSGAMIVGADNLSFETFPSEVSDDYVPLHTYLLAQQGAPIIELVALDELARDKVYEFAFIGGPLKIRGGDAAPLRPVALPVRP; translated from the coding sequence ATGACCCCACGTACCCTGGGCACCGCCCTGGCCCTGCTGCTGGCCGGCGCCGCCGTCAGCATTCCCGTATCCGCACACGAACGCGTTCCTTCCGGCCAGCAGGTCGGCACCAGCCCCTGGGGGCCGAAGGACGAGATCGGCCGCCTCAACCTGATCACCGAGGCCTCGCGCGCGGCGATCCTGTCGCGGGTCAGCGGCGGCAAGGCCTACGATCTGGCTACCGAGTACTACGTCGGCATGCCTAGCTGGCAGGATGCCGGCGACCCGCACTACCAGTTCTGGATGACCCACACCCCGCGCGGCACAGTGATGGACGACCCGATGGGCGTGGGCGAGACGATGAACCTCACCCGCAGCTACACCGGCACCGCGTTCTCGATGTACAGCCACACCGGTACCCACATCGATGCGCTGAACCACTTCGGCATCCATGGAAAGATCTGGAATGGCTTCGAGGCCGACAAGCACCTCGGCGACCGCGGCTGGAACGTCACCGGCATCGAGAAGTTCCCGCCGCTGATCGCCCGTGGCGTGCTGATCGACGTGGCCGGCGCCAAGGGCATGGACATGCTGCCGGACAGCTACCGCGTCACCCGCCAGGACCTGAAGGATGCGCTGGCGCGCCAGCACGTGCAGTTGCAGCAGGGCGACATCGTGCTGATCCGCACCGGTCGCATGCGCCTGTTCGAACAGCCCAGGGCCTACATGGCCAACCCGCCGGGCATGGGCCTGGATGCGGCGCGTTTCCTGGTCGAGGACAGCGGCGCGATGATCGTCGGCGCCGACAACCTCAGCTTCGAGACCTTCCCTTCTGAAGTGTCGGACGACTACGTGCCGCTGCACACCTACCTGCTGGCGCAGCAGGGCGCGCCGATCATCGAACTGGTGGCGCTGGATGAACTGGCCCGCGACAAGGTCTACGAGTTCGCCTTCATCGGTGGCCCGCTGAAGATCCGCGGTGGCGACGCCGCCCCGCTGCGCCCGGTGGCCCTGCCGGTCCGCCCGTGA
- the imuA gene encoding translesion DNA synthesis-associated protein ImuA: MGAVVALDRLLDGRQVWRGPARQGQASDHLASGHPALDARLPGGGWPASGLCEVLQAAPGVGELALVWPALAKLSQRERPIVLVAPPYRPHAPAWAAAGLDLAQLQIIHATPKQALWATEQCLRSAACAAVLCWPQQADDRALRRLQVAADSGQCLGFVFREARAARNPSPASLRLQLDHGQVRVLKCRGGLPPAQPLPLAIAH; encoded by the coding sequence ATGGGCGCCGTCGTCGCCCTCGACCGCCTGCTGGACGGCCGCCAGGTCTGGCGCGGGCCGGCACGCCAGGGCCAGGCCAGCGACCATCTGGCCAGTGGCCACCCGGCGCTGGACGCGCGCCTGCCCGGCGGTGGCTGGCCGGCCAGCGGGCTGTGCGAAGTGCTGCAGGCCGCTCCCGGGGTCGGCGAACTGGCCCTGGTCTGGCCGGCGCTGGCGAAACTGAGCCAGCGCGAACGGCCGATCGTGCTGGTCGCCCCGCCCTACCGCCCGCATGCCCCGGCATGGGCCGCTGCCGGGCTCGACCTGGCCCAGCTGCAGATCATCCACGCCACACCAAAGCAGGCCCTGTGGGCGACCGAGCAGTGCCTGCGCTCTGCTGCCTGCGCCGCCGTGCTGTGCTGGCCGCAGCAGGCCGACGATCGCGCCCTGCGTCGCCTGCAGGTTGCTGCCGACAGCGGCCAGTGCCTGGGTTTCGTGTTCCGCGAGGCCCGCGCCGCCCGCAACCCCTCCCCGGCCAGCCTGCGCCTGCAGCTCGACCACGGCCAGGTGCGGGTGTTGAAGTGCCGCGGCGGGCTGCCACCGGCGCAGCCGTTGCCGCTGGCCATCGCCCACTGA
- a CDS encoding Y-family DNA polymerase: MHWACLLLPQLALDSVLRLQPDPQRPLVLLQGPAQRRVLRAVSPAARAAGLRPGMLLSAAQVLVQDLQLHDYDPSAEQHTRQLLASWLYATSSLVSLDFPHALVLEIGASRALFGDWLTIEQRLRHGLHELGFRHRLVAAPNPHAARVLANVHDGLGIDAQQLPAALAQLPLARSGLPVDAVTVLARSGLRTLGAAFDLPRESLARRFAPEVLQQLDAVRGLGSAPLRYYQPPDRFDARIEFEYEIESSQALLFPLRRLLLDLAAFLCSRDGGVQRFDLHFEHDLLPASVLTIGLLAPERDAALLFEIARNRMEAFALPAGSRALRLQAEQLPPFVPAARDLFDTRPAQAMPWTQLRERLRARLGDDAVQPLAVQADHRPERASGTQPPAKPPAWWPLRPGWLLDTPQPLRDPRLRIVAGPERIESGWWDQADARRDYYVVETAQGQRGWAFRTRNDPHAPWMLHGWFG, encoded by the coding sequence ATGCACTGGGCCTGCCTGTTGTTGCCGCAGCTGGCGCTGGACAGCGTGCTGCGCCTGCAGCCGGATCCGCAGCGGCCGCTGGTGCTGCTGCAGGGGCCGGCGCAGCGTCGTGTGCTGCGTGCGGTCAGCCCTGCCGCGCGGGCAGCGGGGCTGCGCCCGGGCATGCTGCTGTCGGCCGCGCAGGTGCTGGTGCAGGACCTGCAGCTGCACGACTACGATCCCAGCGCCGAACAGCACACCCGGCAGTTGCTGGCCAGCTGGCTGTATGCCACCAGTTCGCTGGTCAGCCTCGATTTTCCGCATGCGCTGGTGCTGGAGATCGGTGCCAGCCGTGCCCTGTTCGGCGATTGGCTGACGATCGAACAACGCCTGCGCCACGGCCTGCACGAACTGGGCTTCCGCCATCGCCTGGTCGCCGCCCCCAACCCGCATGCCGCGCGCGTGCTGGCCAATGTGCACGATGGCCTTGGCATCGATGCGCAGCAACTGCCCGCCGCACTGGCGCAGCTGCCACTGGCACGTAGTGGCCTGCCCGTTGATGCGGTGACCGTACTGGCACGCTCCGGCCTGCGCACGCTGGGCGCGGCCTTCGATCTGCCACGCGAAAGCCTGGCCCGCCGCTTCGCCCCCGAGGTGCTGCAGCAGCTGGATGCCGTGCGCGGCCTGGGCAGCGCGCCGTTGCGCTATTACCAGCCGCCGGACCGGTTCGATGCGCGCATCGAATTCGAATACGAGATCGAATCCAGCCAGGCCCTGCTGTTCCCGCTGCGGCGCCTGCTGCTGGACCTGGCCGCGTTCCTGTGTTCGCGCGATGGCGGCGTGCAGCGTTTCGACCTCCATTTCGAACACGACCTGCTGCCGGCCAGCGTACTGACCATCGGCCTGCTGGCCCCCGAACGTGATGCGGCGCTGCTGTTCGAGATCGCGCGCAACCGCATGGAAGCCTTCGCCCTGCCCGCCGGCAGCCGTGCGTTGCGCCTGCAGGCCGAGCAGCTGCCGCCGTTCGTGCCGGCCGCACGCGATCTGTTCGACACGCGCCCGGCGCAGGCAATGCCATGGACGCAGCTGCGCGAGCGCCTGCGTGCCCGCCTTGGCGATGACGCCGTGCAGCCACTGGCCGTGCAGGCCGACCACCGCCCTGAACGTGCCAGCGGCACCCAACCGCCGGCCAAGCCACCTGCCTGGTGGCCGCTGCGCCCCGGCTGGCTGCTGGATACGCCGCAGCCGCTGCGCGATCCGCGCCTGCGTATCGTCGCCGGGCCGGAGCGGATCGAATCGGGCTGGTGGGACCAGGCTGATGCGCGCCGCGACTATTACGTGGTGGAAACCGCGCAGGGCCAGCGTGGTTGGGCCTTCCGCACGCGCAATGATCCGCATGCACCGTGGATGCTGCACGGCTGGTTCGGCTGA
- a CDS encoding error-prone DNA polymerase — MHTDLPGYAELHCLSAFSFQRGASIAEELFARAAGQGYRALAITDECSLAGIVRAWQAAKTHGVALIVGAEFQVEDGPKLALLCTDQAAYAGLCQLITTCRRRAAKGEYRCLREDLHELPEGLLCLWLDRQPAATELELLRRCFPQRLWLAVELHHEHDDTRRLQQLQAFGERHQLPLVASGDVHMHVRRRRALQDTLTAIRHRCSVAEAGWRLFANGERHLRPRTALAQLYPPELLAETLRIAERCHFTLDQLKYTYPRELVPEGHDPDSWLRVLVERGIPWRWKKGIEPAQRKQIEHELALIKQKQYASYFLTVQDIVRFARSQDILCQGRGSAANSAVCFVLGVTEIDPARSNLLFERFISAERDEPPDIDIDFEHERREEVLQYVFNRYGRERAALTAVAISYRGRSAIRDVARALGLPMDQVNELGAAMDHWGGNIPLPETLRERGFDPETPLMRRLLALTAELIDFPRHLSQHPGGFVISEHPLSTLVPVENAAMADRTVIQWDKDDLDATGLMKVDCLALGMLTAIRKCLAMLQQHGLHSGRMDAIPDEDGPTYDMICAADTIGVFQIESRAQMAMLPRMQPRNFYDLVIEVAIVRPGPIQGDMVHPYLERRRILREQGPDALNDPDNPLYPARLERVFARTLGVPLFQEQVMQLAVDAANYTAGEADALRRSMAAWKRRGGLEPHREKLLTGMLKNGFSLEYGEHLFEQIKGFGDYGFPESHAASFALLTYASCWLKCHHPAAFAASLINSQPLGFYSPDQLLQDARRHGITVLPVDVRHSDWDCTLDFGKGAAAIRLGLRLVDGCSEPAAQAIMRERARRPFDDVGDLCQRTALDRRQQGLLADAGALRGLSGHRHRARWDISGVENRLPLFDQARATAEARVALPLPSAWEDMQADYRSTGTTLGRHPMSFLRAQLRTRGCLDAAQLANHGHGRRVRIAGLVRMRQRPQTASGVTFLTLEDETGMVNAVVWRHLADRQHHILVDTQLMQIDGRLERVDGVQHVIVQRMHCLDELLQGLRSHSRDFH, encoded by the coding sequence ATGCACACCGACCTGCCCGGGTACGCCGAGCTGCATTGCCTGTCGGCCTTCAGTTTCCAGCGTGGCGCCTCCATCGCCGAGGAGCTGTTCGCACGCGCTGCCGGACAGGGCTATCGCGCACTGGCGATCACCGACGAATGCTCGTTGGCCGGCATCGTGCGTGCCTGGCAGGCGGCGAAGACACACGGCGTGGCACTGATCGTCGGCGCCGAATTCCAGGTCGAGGACGGGCCGAAACTGGCCCTGCTGTGCACCGACCAGGCGGCCTATGCCGGGCTGTGCCAGCTGATCACCACCTGCCGTCGGCGGGCGGCCAAGGGCGAATACCGCTGCCTGCGCGAGGATCTGCATGAGCTCCCCGAGGGCCTGCTGTGCCTGTGGCTGGACCGGCAACCGGCGGCCACCGAACTGGAACTGCTGCGCCGTTGTTTTCCGCAGCGCCTGTGGCTGGCGGTGGAGCTGCATCACGAACACGACGACACGCGCCGGCTGCAGCAGTTGCAGGCTTTCGGCGAACGCCACCAGCTGCCACTGGTCGCCAGTGGTGACGTGCACATGCACGTGCGCCGGCGCCGCGCCCTGCAGGACACGCTGACTGCGATCCGCCACCGCTGCAGCGTGGCCGAGGCCGGCTGGCGGCTGTTTGCCAATGGCGAGCGCCATCTGCGCCCACGCACCGCACTGGCCCAGCTGTATCCACCCGAACTGCTGGCTGAAACCCTGCGCATCGCCGAACGCTGCCACTTCACCCTGGACCAGCTGAAATACACCTACCCGCGCGAACTGGTACCCGAAGGCCACGACCCGGACAGCTGGCTGCGCGTGCTGGTCGAGCGCGGCATTCCGTGGCGTTGGAAGAAGGGCATCGAGCCAGCCCAGCGCAAGCAGATCGAGCACGAACTGGCGCTGATCAAGCAGAAGCAGTACGCCTCCTATTTCCTCACCGTGCAGGACATCGTGCGCTTTGCCCGCAGCCAGGACATCCTCTGCCAGGGCCGTGGCTCGGCTGCCAATTCGGCGGTGTGTTTCGTGCTGGGCGTGACCGAGATCGACCCGGCGCGCAGCAACCTGCTGTTCGAGCGCTTCATTTCCGCAGAGCGTGATGAACCACCGGACATCGACATCGACTTCGAGCACGAGCGCCGCGAGGAAGTGCTGCAGTACGTGTTCAACCGCTATGGCCGCGAGCGTGCCGCGTTGACTGCGGTGGCGATCAGCTACCGTGGGCGCAGCGCGATCCGCGATGTCGCCCGTGCGCTGGGCCTGCCGATGGACCAGGTCAACGAGCTGGGTGCGGCAATGGATCATTGGGGCGGCAACATCCCACTGCCGGAAACCCTGCGCGAGCGCGGCTTCGATCCGGAAACACCGTTGATGCGACGGCTGCTGGCATTGACCGCCGAGCTGATCGATTTCCCGCGCCACCTGTCGCAGCATCCGGGTGGCTTCGTGATTTCCGAACACCCGCTGTCGACGCTGGTGCCGGTGGAGAACGCGGCGATGGCCGACCGCACCGTCATCCAGTGGGACAAGGACGACCTGGACGCCACCGGCCTGATGAAGGTCGACTGCCTGGCACTGGGCATGCTCACCGCCATCCGCAAATGCCTGGCGATGCTGCAGCAGCACGGCCTGCACAGCGGGCGCATGGATGCGATCCCCGATGAAGACGGCCCGACCTACGACATGATCTGCGCCGCCGACACCATCGGCGTGTTCCAGATCGAGTCGCGCGCGCAGATGGCGATGCTGCCACGCATGCAACCGCGCAATTTCTATGACCTGGTGATCGAGGTAGCAATCGTGCGCCCCGGCCCGATCCAGGGCGACATGGTCCACCCCTACCTGGAACGTCGGCGGATCCTGCGCGAACAAGGGCCGGATGCGTTGAACGATCCGGACAATCCACTCTATCCCGCCCGGTTGGAGCGCGTATTTGCCCGCACGCTCGGTGTGCCCTTGTTCCAGGAACAGGTGATGCAGCTGGCGGTGGATGCGGCCAACTACACCGCCGGTGAAGCCGATGCCCTGCGCCGCTCGATGGCCGCGTGGAAGCGTCGTGGCGGCCTGGAGCCCCATCGCGAAAAGCTGCTGACCGGCATGCTGAAAAATGGTTTCAGCCTTGAATACGGCGAGCACCTGTTCGAGCAGATCAAGGGTTTCGGCGATTACGGATTTCCCGAAAGCCACGCCGCCAGCTTCGCCCTGCTCACCTATGCCAGCTGCTGGCTGAAGTGCCATCATCCGGCCGCGTTCGCCGCCAGCCTGATCAACAGCCAACCGCTGGGCTTCTACAGCCCCGACCAGCTGCTGCAGGATGCGCGCCGGCATGGCATCACGGTACTGCCGGTGGACGTGCGCCACAGCGACTGGGACTGCACGCTGGACTTCGGCAAAGGCGCCGCGGCAATCCGCCTCGGCCTGCGCCTGGTCGATGGCTGCAGCGAACCGGCCGCGCAGGCCATCATGCGCGAACGTGCGCGGCGCCCATTCGACGATGTCGGCGACCTCTGCCAGCGCACCGCACTGGATCGCCGCCAGCAGGGCCTGCTTGCCGATGCCGGCGCCCTGCGCGGCCTCAGCGGCCATCGCCACCGTGCACGCTGGGATATTTCCGGCGTGGAGAACCGCCTGCCGTTGTTCGACCAGGCCCGCGCCACCGCCGAAGCACGCGTGGCCCTGCCCCTGCCCAGCGCCTGGGAAGACATGCAGGCCGATTACCGCAGCACCGGCACCACCCTCGGCCGCCATCCGATGTCATTCCTGCGCGCGCAGCTGCGAACCCGCGGCTGCCTGGATGCCGCGCAGCTGGCCAACCACGGCCATGGCCGGCGCGTGCGCATCGCCGGCCTGGTACGCATGCGCCAGCGCCCGCAGACCGCCAGCGGCGTCACCTTCCTTACCCTGGAAGATGAAACCGGCATGGTCAACGCCGTGGTCTGGCGACATCTGGCCGACCGCCAGCACCACATCCTGGTAGACACCCAGCTGATGCAGATCGATGGCCGACTGGAACGCGTGGATGGCGTGCAGCATGTGATCGTGCAGCGCATGCACTGCCTGGACGAACTGCTGCAGGGACTGCGCAGCCACAGCCGCGACTTCCATTGA
- the ptsJ gene encoding MocR-like B6 salvage transcription factor PtsJ produces the protein MKITGSSAEAIFDSIREGIGSGHLAAGSVLPPVRDLADQLGVNRNTVAAAYKRLDAAGLASTAGRRGTVVRGLPATMAREGSAPGLALHDLAGGNPDPRCLPSLRVAATASRLYGVETVDPRMQHLARASLDADCPPGYALELTHGAVDGIERLLSAWLLPGDRIAVEDPCFLGSLNVLGAAGHAPLPVAVDAHGMQVESLRQALDAGARAVLLTPRAHNPTGASLDAKRARALRQLLAGYPQVAVLIDDHYALLSQQSYHSVLPMDGRRWALLRSLSKALGPDLRVAWLACDGQTAARLRLRLAAGTGWVSHLLQDAVSAVLESAQQRAKVAAAGERYQQRLQGLQALLQARGLPTPMPMEGLNLWLPLPADSTPQVLALAARGWHVRGGEVFAVAAPAHGLRITCAALGPPQQRRLADDLAAVMR, from the coding sequence ATGAAAATCACCGGGAGCAGCGCCGAAGCGATCTTCGACAGCATCCGCGAGGGCATCGGCAGTGGCCATCTGGCGGCGGGCAGCGTGCTGCCGCCGGTGCGGGACCTGGCCGATCAGCTGGGGGTCAACCGCAATACCGTGGCCGCCGCCTACAAGCGGCTGGATGCGGCGGGCCTGGCCAGTACGGCGGGGCGTCGCGGCACCGTGGTGCGCGGCCTGCCGGCGACGATGGCACGCGAGGGCAGTGCGCCAGGGCTGGCCCTGCATGATCTGGCCGGTGGTAATCCGGATCCGCGCTGCCTGCCCAGCCTGCGCGTAGCTGCCACGGCCTCGCGCCTGTATGGGGTGGAGACGGTCGATCCACGCATGCAGCACCTGGCACGGGCCTCGCTGGATGCCGATTGCCCGCCGGGCTATGCGCTGGAACTGACCCATGGCGCGGTCGATGGCATCGAGCGCCTGTTGTCGGCGTGGCTGCTGCCGGGGGACCGCATTGCAGTGGAGGATCCCTGTTTCCTGGGCAGCCTCAATGTCCTCGGTGCGGCCGGGCACGCGCCGTTGCCGGTGGCGGTGGATGCGCACGGCATGCAGGTGGAATCACTGCGGCAGGCGTTGGATGCGGGTGCACGTGCGGTGCTGCTGACCCCGCGCGCACACAATCCCACCGGTGCCAGCCTGGATGCGAAGCGTGCGCGTGCGCTGCGCCAGTTGCTGGCCGGCTATCCGCAGGTCGCGGTGCTGATCGACGATCACTACGCTCTGCTCTCGCAACAGAGCTATCACTCGGTGCTGCCGATGGACGGTCGGCGTTGGGCGCTGCTGCGTTCGTTGTCCAAGGCATTGGGCCCGGACCTGCGCGTGGCCTGGTTGGCCTGTGATGGGCAGACCGCGGCACGCCTTCGCCTGCGCTTGGCGGCGGGCACCGGCTGGGTCAGCCATCTGTTGCAGGATGCGGTCAGTGCGGTGCTGGAGTCGGCGCAGCAACGAGCGAAGGTCGCTGCGGCCGGTGAACGCTACCAGCAGCGGCTGCAGGGTCTGCAGGCGCTGTTGCAGGCGCGTGGGCTGCCGACACCCATGCCGATGGAAGGTTTGAATCTGTGGCTGCCACTGCCGGCCGACAGCACGCCACAGGTGCTGGCGCTGGCCGCGCGTGGCTGGCATGTGCGCGGGGGCGAAGTCTTTGCCGTGGCTGCACCGGCGCATGGGCTGCGCATCACCTGTGCGGCACTCGGCCCGCCGCAGCAACGGCGATTGGCCGATGACCTGGCGGCGGTGATGCGCTGA
- a CDS encoding YggS family pyridoxal phosphate-dependent enzyme codes for MSLAPADWPVAQSVEQIAANLATVRQRIASACARAGRDPASVRLLPVSKTVDEARIRMAVAAGCHELGENKVQEAQRKAEAMADLGVHWSVIGHLQTNKARYVARFASEFQALDSLRVAEALQQRLLLEDRTLDVFVQVNTSAEPSKYGLEPAAVADFVQQLPAFDRLRVRGLMTLAIFTPEVERVRACFVRLRELRDQLQQTAPAGLDLSQLSMGMSGDFEVAIEEGATVVRVGQAIFGARSTPDSFYWPTPGAPA; via the coding sequence ATGTCCCTCGCCCCCGCCGACTGGCCCGTCGCCCAGTCCGTCGAACAGATCGCCGCCAACCTGGCCACCGTGCGCCAGCGCATCGCCAGCGCCTGTGCCCGCGCCGGACGTGATCCGGCCAGCGTGCGCCTGCTGCCGGTCAGCAAGACCGTCGATGAAGCGCGCATCCGCATGGCCGTAGCCGCCGGTTGCCACGAACTGGGCGAAAACAAGGTGCAGGAGGCGCAGCGCAAGGCCGAGGCCATGGCCGACCTTGGCGTGCACTGGTCGGTCATCGGCCACCTGCAGACCAACAAGGCCCGCTACGTCGCACGCTTCGCCAGCGAGTTCCAGGCGCTGGACAGCCTGCGCGTGGCCGAGGCGCTGCAGCAGCGGCTGCTGCTGGAGGACCGCACGCTGGATGTGTTCGTACAGGTCAACACTTCGGCCGAGCCCAGCAAATACGGCCTGGAGCCGGCCGCGGTGGCCGACTTCGTGCAGCAGCTGCCCGCCTTCGACCGCCTGCGCGTGCGTGGCCTGATGACCCTGGCCATCTTCACCCCCGAAGTGGAACGGGTACGCGCCTGCTTCGTGCGCCTGCGCGAGCTGCGCGACCAGCTGCAGCAGACGGCGCCGGCTGGACTCGACCTGTCGCAGCTGTCGATGGGCATGTCCGGTGATTTTGAAGTCGCCATCGAGGAAGGCGCCACCGTCGTCCGTGTCGGCCAAGCGATCTTCGGTGCACGCTCCACGCCCGACAGCTTCTACTGGCCCACCCCGGGAGCACCCGCATGA